The Euwallacea similis isolate ESF13 chromosome 12, ESF131.1, whole genome shotgun sequence region GGCAACATTGTAATTTGTACCCCTGGTCGTCTAGAAGATCTTTTAAGCAGAAGGCAGGATATCAATCTACCAACTGCAGTTAAAAATCTAGTAAGTggactatttaaaaatattgtgttgatttcaaaattttagattgaaaaattctgttatTTCAGGAGGTATTAATATTAGATGAAGCCGACCGGTTGCTGGATTTAGGTTTTCAAAAGTCTTTGGACATAATCTTAAGTTATCTGCCCAGGCAAAGACGAACAGGACTGTTTTCTGCAACGCAGACGAAAGAGGTTGTACTTCATATGCTATTTGGTCTtgaaacaaaactttaatcataaatcatgaaaatttcagaTTCAGGATTTAATAAGAGCGGGTCTTCGCAACCCAGTTCTTGTCAGCGTATCGGCGAAGGCGCAACAAAGCACTCCAGATTTATTACAAAACTATTATATATTAGCTAAAAACGatggtaattattttttaagccaTATTATCTTTCAATTAATAGCTAATAATTTAGTACTTCATTGCAGGCAAACTGGGGGCCCTTCTTTCATTTCTCCAACAGAGACAAGTAAAAAAAGCTATTTGTTTCCTACCAACTTGTGCTTGTGTTGATTATTGGTCAAAAGTGTTCCCGCACATTATGCCTAAAGACATTAATCTCCCAATACTGGCAATTCATGGAAAAATgaagaacaaaagaaaaagcatattagaaaattttaaaaccaagGAAAAAGCATTGTTGTTGTGCACAGACGTTATGGCCAGAGGAATTGATATCCCTGAGGTATTGAAGTACTAAGTTATCTCATACATATGGCTATTAGCCTATAAGAAGTTATAAATCGTTGCCATTATGATTGAAGtacacaaaatatttcaagcatTATAAACGCAAACGTACGTGATTGCCGAAAATGCGGGAGGATGCTTTTTTACTTTCAACTTGATAAGGTGTTTTAAAGTTAAAGCCAAATACATTGAGTGTCCAgctcattttaaaaatttgcatttgatattttctgagaTGTTGTTACCTAGCTTGTTATTAATTCTGTACAATCGAATTCTCATGTTAGCGCTTTCTCcgatattttcatttcctcCAGGTGGACTGGGTTCTGCAGTGGGATCCACCGGCAAGTGCCTCCTCATTTGTCCACCGAGTTGGAAGAACGGCACGGCAGGGCCAAACTGGTAGTgccataattattttattagacaaTGAAGAATGTTACGTTAACTTTATTGAAACGAACCAACGGGTGAAACTAAATCGAATAGATGACGTTTCCTCAAGAGGTCATGTAAGTAGTGTCATTGCTCCTCTTTTTATAAGTAACCTTCTTATAAAAATAGTCGAAACGgaatatttttcagtaatttttgagaactcatattttgagaatattccatttaaaaaaagttaagttttACATAGTACCGTTTTATAAAATACCTTGTATTTgcacatttattaaaaaataaatttcaatattagctctacaacttttgtatttaagaccattaaatttcaattaatggttttatttaaaaacgtgGTCATCacttacattttttctatatttggcatttttgttcaaatatttacgAAAATGTGATTCAGTGCATACAATATTTACTGACTAATTTGACCTTTTTTGGTTTTCGTTTGGTTTTTTGTGAACAGCAGCACCTTTGAGACAGTATAAGtttcttagaaaaataaacttcttaTTTAGATAGATGACTTACGGGAAAATATACGCAGATTGCAAATGAAAGATCGAGTATTAATGGAATTGGCCACCAAAGCTTTCGTATCACATGTTAAAGCATATTCGAAGCACGAGTGTTCCCTTCTTCTAAGATTGAAAGTAATATATCTATAGTTATTCATGtctttttgcttttaaaagttttttacaaATAGGAATTGCCACTCGGTGCTTTAGCTGCATCGTATGGACTGCTGCAGTTACCTAAAATGCCGGAATTAAAAAACAGGGACTTATCCGATTTTCCAACAGTAgataattttgatataaacaATGTGCCTTACAGAGACAAAACTCGAGAGGCTATTAGATTGAAGAAGCTTAATGAATACAAACACACAGgttagtttaaattacaaacagCGTTTCTTTCTACATAGAAAATATTACCCATCTAAGTGGATAGGAAAATCCAGATGAATTTGTCAGCGTTCGCTAATATGCTCAAAAGTTAAATTAGATGCTAAAATGAtgtagatttaattttttctatccTTTAACACGAACATCTAAGAACTCTTCCAAGAAATACAACAATATACCTCAgagaaaacaaaaatcgaTGCATACTGTTCAAATTCGTTTCTGTTGTATTAAACATCCAGCACAAAAAAGGTGACAgtcgattattatttttgtaactcGCATGCTTCGAATTTCATGAGATTTTTCATCGGATGCTCCTCAGCTTCTAAAGTGTAATTAACATTTAGGAATTTGGCCAAATAAGAAAACGAAGTTCATTAAAAAGTCAACCGAAGCCTGGTCGACAGCCAAAAGATGCAAGGAAGCTCGGAAAGAGAAgcgtttgaaaagaaaacaggCAAAAGAGACATCCAAAGCCGAGGGTAAAGGCAAAGGAAAGAAACGTAAAGGTAAAAAGACTACTAAAGTTTCACATTCTTCTCAGCTCACGATTTAAACATAGTACAATAATATGTACTCGTATATTATTGTATTGTGGTGTTAGATTCTACTTTAAAACGGCTATTGACGATGTTTTTTAGAAGTATTTTTAGAATCAAAGATATATTTAATCTTAAGTTTGCAACAAAAAGATTTTGTTATGacaccatttttcaaatacaacaCTCGACAAATGAAACGGAAACAGTGAAATTTTGGGTTGAATTGAAACTCAAATTTTTCGTGAACCACTGATTTGGTTTCTATACCTCTTGAAGACTGTGATTGGCCAggattcttttttattatcagcAGCGATTTTCCATTGTGAATGTGCAGAAACCTTACTATCCCTCATAATTCTTCTATTATCATCGTCAGTACCTTACGCTCCTTTACTAATATcaccaaaattttatttcaggcATAAGCGAAGAAGACAtggaagaattgaaaaaagatatagcattatttaaaaaatttaaaaagaaaaaaatttccaatgaaGAATACGAAAAAGCAATGGGTCTGTTGTAAGTTACATATTATGTTGGTtgggtaataaaaatatatcag contains the following coding sequences:
- the LOC136412665 gene encoding probable ATP-dependent RNA helicase DDX55 homolog isoform X1 translates to MPKTWETLGGILNKEVLDAIKSLNFPFMTPVQAAAIPQLLNKKDVAAEAVTGSGKTLAFLIPVLDILKKRELEEKWHKHQIGAIVISPTRELALQTKLVLDQLLENVTNLKEILFVGGNSVEEDVKNFKDVGGNIVICTPGRLEDLLSRRQDINLPTAVKNLEVLILDEADRLLDLGFQKSLDIILSYLPRQRRTGLFSATQTKEIQDLIRAGLRNPVLVSVSAKAQQSTPDLLQNYYILAKNDGKLGALLSFLQQRQVKKAICFLPTCACVDYWSKVFPHIMPKDINLPILAIHGKMKNKRKSILENFKTKEKALLLCTDVMARGIDIPEVDWVLQWDPPASASSFVHRVGRTARQGQTGSAIIILLDNEECYVNFIETNQRVKLNRIDDVSSRGHIDDLRENIRRLQMKDRVLMELATKAFVSHVKAYSKHECSLLLRLKELPLGALAASYGLLQLPKMPELKNRDLSDFPTVDNFDINNVPYRDKTREAIRLKKLNEYKHTGIWPNKKTKFIKKSTEAWSTAKRCKEARKEKRLKRKQAKETSKAEGKGKGKKRKGISEEDMEELKKDIALFKKFKKKKISNEEYEKAMGLL
- the LOC136412665 gene encoding probable ATP-dependent RNA helicase DDX55 homolog isoform X2, yielding MPKTWETLGGILNKEVLDAIKSLNFPFMTPVQAAAIPQLLNKKDVAAEAVTGSGKTLAFLIPVLDILKKRELEEKWHKHQIGAIVISPTRELALQTKLVLDQLLENVTNLKEILFVGGNSVEEDVKNFKDVGGNIVICTPGRLEDLLSRRQDINLPTAVKNLEVLILDEADRLLDLGFQKSLDIILSYLPRQRRTGLFSATQTKEIQDLIRAGLRNPVLVSVSAKAQQSTPDLLQNYYILAKNDGKLGALLSFLQQRQVKKAICFLPTCACVDYWSKVFPHIMPKDINLPILAIHGKMKNKRKSILENFKTKEKALLLCTDVMARGIDIPEVDWVLQWDPPASASSFVHRVGRTARQGQTGSAIIILLDNEECYVNFIETNQRVKLNRIDDVSSRGHELPLGALAASYGLLQLPKMPELKNRDLSDFPTVDNFDINNVPYRDKTREAIRLKKLNEYKHTGIWPNKKTKFIKKSTEAWSTAKRCKEARKEKRLKRKQAKETSKAEGKGKGKKRKGISEEDMEELKKDIALFKKFKKKKISNEEYEKAMGLL